The segment TAGAGTACTTGCCCATCTTGTTCTATCCGTTTAACCTGGCCGTCACTGATCATCCCTTCCAGGCGATTTTGGGTGTTGCTTTCGGGTAAGCTTACGGCTTTGGCAATGGTGGCCAGGTTGGCCTGGCCCAATTGGGCCAGAACGTCAACAATATCTTGCCGGCGCTGGAGGGATTTTTGATAAGTGTCGGGATAAAGCGCTTGCATACAATCCGGGCAAAGGCCGTGGCTAAATTCGGCATCAGAATGATTTTCAATGTAAATTTCAACCTGTTGCCAATAACCCCGGTCGTCGCGGATTTTTTTGCAGTGGCTACAGATGGGCAACAAACCGCGCAATGTTTTTACCTGGCTCAGGGCCGTTTGCAATTCTTCATTACGCTGCTGCAAGGTGACATTCAGGCGGCGAAGGGCCATCATATCTTCAAACCGGGCCCTGGCTACCACAATGGCCCGTTCCACCTGGCGCTTGCTGGGCGGTTTCACCAAATAAGCCCCTATCCCGGCGGCGCTGGCTTCGGCTAAAAGCTCCGGCGTTTCATAAGC is part of the Anaerolineae bacterium genome and harbors:
- a CDS encoding response regulator, which translates into the protein MEKEEHILIVEDDSLVGEMVQGLLEDLQYQVVGKAGDGQQALEMVQALQPDVVLMDIEMPQMNGLEATRRIQECCPTPVVILTAYETPELLAEASAAGIGAYLVKPPSKRQVERAIVVARARFEDMMALRRLNVTLQQRNEELQTALSQVKTLRGLLPICSHCKKIRDDRGYWQQVEIYIENHSDAEFSHGLCPDCMQALYPDTYQKSLQRRQDIVDVLAQLGQANLATIAKAVSLPESNTQNRLEGMISDGQVKRIEQDGQVLYKLA